Proteins from a single region of Oncorhynchus tshawytscha isolate Ot180627B linkage group LG03, Otsh_v2.0, whole genome shotgun sequence:
- the LOC112237016 gene encoding nectin-3 isoform X2 has product MSAISAEELLFIKGTRVIGECRTVVQGEDVDLSCRLIETTEDLEQITWQKSTAEETQNHNFMLINPNGVTTFLASNGLSGRVQFIGNPSENLGSIRITAVRLLDEGTFKCIFSVFPSGTYTTEIPLTVLVPPVVSVTIDVPPVTGKNEVVLATCMAAGAKPQADVTWKSGTFGSLLRTVTNFTQHTNGTTTVLSHLLGLPTRAANQQQVQCVVSQSALATERSYNYTIDIHYPPQTVNITFSEASKATVLRCVADGNPHPNYIWSRVAQPWPGSSVRAEGDILHFLSLSSELNGLYVCEASNPYGRATGSLNVHISSETSAACWVLLVVILCLIVAALIWYRCKYGQFPWSPIIANQQFQAPLQVEEDEPGTSGF; this is encoded by the exons ATGTCTGCTATTTCAGCAGAGGAACTTCTAttcatcaaag GTACACGGGTCATTGGTGAATGCAGGACTGTGGTACAGGGGGAGGATGTGGACTTATCctgcagactgatagagacaaCTGAGGACCTCGAACAGATAACATGGCAGAAAAGTACTGCGGAAGAAACACAGAACCATAATTTTATGCTGATTAATCCCAATGGGGTTACTACATTCCTTGCATCGAATGGATTGAGTGGTAGAGTCCAGTTTATTGGGAACCCATCAGAAAACCTTGGATCTATTAGAATAACAGCTGTCAGACTGTTGGATGAAGGCACCTTCAAATGTATCTTCAGTGTTTTCCCCAGTGGAACATACACTACAGAGATACCTCTGACTGTGCTAG TTCCTCCAGTAGTGAGTGTGACAATTGATGTTCCTCCTGTCACTGGGAAGAATGAGGTTGTCTTGGCAACCTGTATGGCTGCTGGTGCCAAGCCACAGGCAGATGTGACGTGGAAGTCAGGTACATTTGGCAGTTTGTTGAGGACAGTGACTAACTTCACACAGCACACCAATGGAACCACCACAGTACTCAGCCACCTGCTCGGGTTGCCAACCAGAGCAGCCAATCAGCAGCAGGTCCAGTGTGTGGTCAGCCAGTCTGCCCTGGCAACAGAAAGGAGCTACAACTACACCATAGACATCCACT aTCCACCTCAGACAGTGAACATTACCTTTAGTGAGGCCTCTAAAGCCACAGTCTTACGATGTGTAGCAGATGGCAACCCACACCCCAACTACATCTGGAGCAG agtGGCCCAGCCATGGCCTGGGTCTTCAgtgagagcagagggagacaTACTGCACTTCCTCAGTCTCAGCTCTGAGCTGAATGGTCTCTATGTCTGTGAGGCCTCCAACCCCTACGGACGAGCAACTGGTTCCCTCAATGTACACATATCCTCTG agACCTCTGCTGCCTGTTGGGTTCTACTCGTTGTCATTCTCTGTCTGATTGTTGCTGCACTCATATGGTACCGGTGCAAATACGGACAGTTTCCTTG GAGTCCAATCATAGCCAATCAACAGTTCCAGGCACCACTACAG GTTGAGGAAGATGAACCTGGGACGTCTGGGTTCTGA
- the LOC112237016 gene encoding nectin-3 isoform X1, with translation MSAISAEELLFIKAMRRASMLLKLSCVLLLIIQRDTESTRVIGECRTVVQGEDVDLSCRLIETTEDLEQITWQKSTAEETQNHNFMLINPNGVTTFLASNGLSGRVQFIGNPSENLGSIRITAVRLLDEGTFKCIFSVFPSGTYTTEIPLTVLVPPVVSVTIDVPPVTGKNEVVLATCMAAGAKPQADVTWKSGTFGSLLRTVTNFTQHTNGTTTVLSHLLGLPTRAANQQQVQCVVSQSALATERSYNYTIDIHYPPQTVNITFSEASKATVLRCVADGNPHPNYIWSRVAQPWPGSSVRAEGDILHFLSLSSELNGLYVCEASNPYGRATGSLNVHISSETSAACWVLLVVILCLIVAALIWYRCKYGQFPWSPIIANQQFQAPLQVEEDEPGTSGF, from the exons ATGTCTGCTATTTCAGCAGAGGAACTTCTAttcatcaaag CAATGAGAAGAGCAAGCATGTTACTGAAGCTGAGCTGTGTGCTTCTGCTCATCATCCAGAGGGATACAGAAA GTACACGGGTCATTGGTGAATGCAGGACTGTGGTACAGGGGGAGGATGTGGACTTATCctgcagactgatagagacaaCTGAGGACCTCGAACAGATAACATGGCAGAAAAGTACTGCGGAAGAAACACAGAACCATAATTTTATGCTGATTAATCCCAATGGGGTTACTACATTCCTTGCATCGAATGGATTGAGTGGTAGAGTCCAGTTTATTGGGAACCCATCAGAAAACCTTGGATCTATTAGAATAACAGCTGTCAGACTGTTGGATGAAGGCACCTTCAAATGTATCTTCAGTGTTTTCCCCAGTGGAACATACACTACAGAGATACCTCTGACTGTGCTAG TTCCTCCAGTAGTGAGTGTGACAATTGATGTTCCTCCTGTCACTGGGAAGAATGAGGTTGTCTTGGCAACCTGTATGGCTGCTGGTGCCAAGCCACAGGCAGATGTGACGTGGAAGTCAGGTACATTTGGCAGTTTGTTGAGGACAGTGACTAACTTCACACAGCACACCAATGGAACCACCACAGTACTCAGCCACCTGCTCGGGTTGCCAACCAGAGCAGCCAATCAGCAGCAGGTCCAGTGTGTGGTCAGCCAGTCTGCCCTGGCAACAGAAAGGAGCTACAACTACACCATAGACATCCACT aTCCACCTCAGACAGTGAACATTACCTTTAGTGAGGCCTCTAAAGCCACAGTCTTACGATGTGTAGCAGATGGCAACCCACACCCCAACTACATCTGGAGCAG agtGGCCCAGCCATGGCCTGGGTCTTCAgtgagagcagagggagacaTACTGCACTTCCTCAGTCTCAGCTCTGAGCTGAATGGTCTCTATGTCTGTGAGGCCTCCAACCCCTACGGACGAGCAACTGGTTCCCTCAATGTACACATATCCTCTG agACCTCTGCTGCCTGTTGGGTTCTACTCGTTGTCATTCTCTGTCTGATTGTTGCTGCACTCATATGGTACCGGTGCAAATACGGACAGTTTCCTTG GAGTCCAATCATAGCCAATCAACAGTTCCAGGCACCACTACAG GTTGAGGAAGATGAACCTGGGACGTCTGGGTTCTGA